The nucleotide window AATATCGCGGGTCAAGTTTCCTTTCGCAAACATCAATTCCTTAAAGCGGTCTTCTGTAATTTTAGAATGCTTTGTCACAAATTTAATGACACGTTCCTGCATTTTATCAAGATACTCAAAAGTTTGAGGAACACCAATTACAAGTCCTGTTAAGCGAATTGGATGAATCGTCATAGTGGCCGTTTCTACGATATACGAATAGTCTGTTGCCACGGCAATTGGCACACCAATGCTATGTCCGCCACCAAGTACAATAGATACAGTAGGTTTTGACAACGATGCAATCATTTCTGAAATAGCTAAACCCGCTTCCACATCTCCACCTACTGTATTTAATAAAATAAGCAAGCCCTCTATTTTTGGATTTTGCTCAATTGCTACAATTTGAGGAATCAGATGCTCATACTTTGTTGTTTTGTTTTGCGGTGGAAGCTGTACATGTCCTTCAATTTGTCCAATAATAGTTAAGCAATGAATGCGCGATTCACTCATTTGCGGTACATTTGTCTGTCCAAGCTGCTGAATTTTTTCAACAAGGGAGTCTCTTGGGTCTTTTTTTTCCCCTTCTTCGTTCATTATATAATGTTCTGACATGATCATACCCCACTTTCATAATGATACCAATAGTATTTGTCATGTTTGGGTTTTCATGTAGGAAAAGAAAAAAAACACCGTCTCCCTAGGAATGAGCACAATCATACAATTATTCTTTTTCTTTTATTTTTTTGCTACTCATATGTGGAGAAAGCTACATGAGTTTATGTATTTCACATACAACATGCCGGATGCTAAAGCACCCGGCACATGTTGTAAGACTTAGTAGAAACCAATTCATTCGCTTACACTTCCATGATGATTGGTAAAATCATGGGACGACGTTTTGTTTTGTCAAACAAGAATTGACTTAACGACTCGCGCACACTTTGCTTGAGCGTGGACCA belongs to Ectobacillus sp. JY-23 and includes:
- a CDS encoding ClpP family protease; its protein translation is MSEHYIMNEEGEKKDPRDSLVEKIQQLGQTNVPQMSESRIHCLTIIGQIEGHVQLPPQNKTTKYEHLIPQIVAIEQNPKIEGLLILLNTVGGDVEAGLAISEMIASLSKPTVSIVLGGGHSIGVPIAVATDYSYIVETATMTIHPIRLTGLVIGVPQTFEYLDKMQERVIKFVTKHSKITEDRFKELMFAKGNLTRDIGTNVVGADAVKYGLIDEVGGIGEAIRKLNEMIDMQGKMVQ